The following proteins come from a genomic window of Companilactobacillus pabuli:
- a CDS encoding PLDc N-terminal domain-containing protein yields the protein MNNPDIFFNNLPLFIPLIILELILDIVALVHIFKHQKYRFGNRILWIILVLLFQPIGAVVYLLVGRENE from the coding sequence ATGAATAATCCAGACATTTTTTTCAATAATTTACCACTATTTATTCCACTAATAATTTTGGAATTGATTTTAGATATCGTGGCGTTGGTCCATATTTTCAAGCATCAAAAATACCGTTTTGGAAATAGGATTCTGTGGATAATTCTGGTTTTATTATTCCAACCAATTGGTGCCGTCGTTTATTTATTAGTTGGCAGGGAGAATGAATAA
- a CDS encoding helix-turn-helix domain-containing protein, giving the protein MKLDMSKIILQKRKEKQVTQQQLADFVGVSKASVSKWEKGQTYPDITLLPLLASYFDITVDQLLSYSNNLSAEQIREIYQSLANSFKDNSPEQVYKSFEEIIHRYYSCAPLILEMGQFLVNHGDLFPGDDKKNKTEKYLTQAQDLFQHVSEISNDPELLAKAKNFSAYCSLILQKPDEVLQKLGQYVPEYYPVESLIAWAYQLKGENDKAVATTQSALFQYIAVMMSQLTNYLQLVVNQPQRFLATYQRGQQIIAAFSVKKLNPTIVINFLTSAAFGFAQVKNDEMVKQCLSEYVELLKNVKFPLKQHGDKYFDQIDDWLKQTDLGDNLPRSEQQLKTDFVTMITQNPIFMSYQNDKEFKEIFDHLNRIKENLGDE; this is encoded by the coding sequence ATGAAATTGGATATGAGTAAGATTATTTTGCAAAAACGCAAAGAAAAGCAAGTCACGCAGCAACAATTAGCCGATTTCGTTGGTGTATCTAAGGCTTCAGTTTCCAAATGGGAAAAAGGGCAAACGTATCCGGATATAACATTGTTGCCTTTATTAGCAAGCTATTTTGATATCACAGTGGATCAGTTATTGAGTTACAGTAATAATTTATCCGCTGAACAAATTAGAGAAATTTATCAGTCTTTAGCCAATTCCTTTAAAGATAATTCACCTGAACAAGTTTACAAATCATTTGAAGAAATCATTCATCGCTATTATTCTTGTGCACCGTTAATTTTAGAAATGGGTCAATTCTTAGTTAACCATGGAGATTTGTTTCCTGGCGACGACAAGAAAAATAAAACCGAAAAATATTTAACCCAAGCCCAAGATCTTTTTCAACATGTTTCTGAAATATCAAATGACCCAGAGCTTTTGGCAAAGGCTAAAAACTTCTCAGCCTATTGTTCATTGATTTTGCAAAAGCCAGATGAAGTTTTACAAAAATTAGGTCAATATGTGCCCGAATATTATCCAGTAGAAAGTTTGATAGCTTGGGCCTATCAATTAAAGGGTGAGAATGACAAGGCTGTGGCGACAACGCAGAGTGCTTTATTTCAATACATTGCCGTCATGATGAGTCAGTTAACTAATTATCTACAATTAGTTGTTAATCAACCTCAGAGATTTTTAGCTACTTATCAACGTGGACAACAAATAATTGCAGCTTTTTCTGTTAAAAAATTAAATCCAACTATTGTAATCAATTTTTTGACTTCAGCAGCGTTTGGTTTTGCTCAAGTTAAGAATGATGAAATGGTCAAGCAGTGTTTGTCTGAGTATGTTGAACTCTTGAAAAATGTTAAGTTTCCACTCAAACAGCATGGAGATAAGTATTTTGATCAAATAGATGATTGGTTAAAACAGACTGATTTAGGTGATAATTTGCCTCGAAGTGAACAACAATTAAAAACTGATTTCGTGACGATGATTACTCAGAATCCAATTTTTATGTCATATCAAAATGATAAAGAGTTTAAAGAAATTTTTGATCATTTAAACAGAATAAAGGAGAATTTGGGCGATGAATAA